The Hyphomicrobiales bacterium genomic interval AATGTTCCGGGCCATTGCGCAGGACCGGCGATTGCTCGACCGCCTCAAGACGCATACCGACATGGGCGAGCTGCTGGACGATGCGGCCAAGATCGGGGCCGTAGTCGGTCGGCTGCTGTAGTTTCTCAAGCTGGTCGAACGCCGTTTCCACGCCGCGCCGGATGACGGTCATTTCGCCGCCAAGGTCGCGGGTCAGCTTCTCGACCGACCGCCGTAACGCCTCGAACGCGGCGGCCGGGTCGCCGGCGTCGTCGGGCGCGTCCTGCGGCTCGAATCCTTCCCTGTCATCGTCGGTCATGGCGTCTCCTACCGTTCAAGCCCGAGCGATCGGCCGCGCGTGAGGCTCTGTTGCAGCTCCCACGAAATCCTCTCGCTCTGGCGCGTATGCTGGCCGATTCCGAGTTCCTGACGGCGATTGCGCAGGATGGATTCAACCTGGGGGTCGCGTTCAAGGCTCTTGGTCAAGCCGTTCATCTGGCCTTCCACCTTGCCGCGCGCCTCGTCGTGCTGCCAGCCGCGAAGCTGCTGGCGCTGCTCCTGCAACGCCTGCCAGCGTTCAACGAAACGATCGGCCCTGACATTCGGATCGGCCTGCATGGCGCGCTCGTGGTCCAGCCGCTCGATGACCTGGCCGACGCGCGGCCGGCCGGAAAGCTCGGTCATGCTGCGCTGCATGTCCGGATCGTAGCGCAGCGCCGACCGCATCAGATCGCGCGCGCCCGGCCGCGCCTGATCGAGCTCAAGGCCGGCCTCGCGCAAATCCTGACGCTGCGCGTCGAGGATCGGAAGGCCCTCGCGCCGCTGCCTGTGGGCGGATTCATAGGCGCGGGCATAGCGATCAACGGCCTGCTCGAACTCCGACTGCGGCCGTAACCGTTCGGCAAGCCGGTCCTGCGCCGGCGCTTGCCGCAAGCTCCCTTCCCTTTCCGGCCGTTCTCCCGGCTCCTGGGAAGCCTCACGGCCGGCCGGGCCAACATTGAGCCGCAACCCGTCGAACATACCGCGCCGGCGCGTCTCGGCCTTCTCTGGCCGATCCTGGGGCCGTTCGTCGCGGTCCTGCGCGGTCGGCTGATTAGCCGGCGCGCTCCGTGACAGTTTCAGGCCCTCGAACCGGCTGCGGCGCTGCTGTCGATCGCCGCGATCCTGGGCGAGATCCTCGGCGCGGGAAACCCGCGCGAGATCCTCGCCCTTGTTTTTCGCGATGCCAGGACGCAATCTGCCGGCACTCGCGGTTTCGCGAGCCTGGTCCCGGCCCTCCCCTATCCCCCCTAAGCCCAAAGTGGCCGGGACCGATCTTTCGGCCGCCGGCTCCCTGTCCGGACGCAGCTCGGCGGCACGATCGTCGGGAATCTCGATCTCGCTGCGGACGCCCATGCGCTCCGCGATGCCCCGCCGCTCGGCAAAGTCCTGGGCATAATCGAGCGTGGTTTCCTTCACGCCCGACCGCGACAGGCGGCTTTCAAGCTGGCTATAGGCCAGCTCGCCAGCGTCCCGCACCTTCCACGAATTGCGCTCGGCCGTGGTCCCGTCCGGAAGGCGAACCGGCTCCGATCCGCGATGCTCAAGGCCGATCTTGTCTCCGACCTCCGCACCGGATTCCTTCATGGCGCGTTCAAGATCGACGCCCCAAACGGTATGGCGCTGGCCCTTGTCGTTTTCCAGCGTGACGAAATAGCTTTGGCTATTTCCTTGCTGGTGCTCATAGGGGGCGACCCCATGCTCGACTAAGCGGCCCGAAGCCAACGTTTGGCCGGCATGACGGTCGGCAAACTCGTCATGGGCCGCGTAGAGCTGCGCGCCGTCGCGATGCCGGGTCATGGCGACATAAGTTAGATGCCGGTCCATCGTCCCCGATGCCAGCACAAAACTGCGATCGACGGTCGCGCCCTGGTTCTTGTGAATCGTCGTCGCATAGCCGTGGTCGATTGCCTGATAGTCGTTCATCGGCACGGCAACGCTGCGCCCCTCCGCGCCCTTCGGCCCGTCGAGCGTGGCGATGATCCGCCCTGGCTCGACATGATCGACCGTCGCGAGCATCCCGTTCTTGACGCGAAGGTCGCGATTGTTTTCGAGGAACACGATGCGGTCGCCCGTCGCAAAATCACGCTTGCCGTCATTGGTCTGGAAGGTCAGCCCGCCGGCCGGCCCTTTCCGCTCTTGGGTGGCCTCCTGGGCGACGTCGCCCGATCCTGGCCCGTCCTCGGCCACGTTGGCCCGTGCCAGCTTGCCCCGCTCCTGTAGCTCGCTCCGGATCGCCTCGTTGATGGCGCGAACATCGGCACGGCGATGCGCCATCGCAACGCGGGTGCCGTCCGGACGCTGATCGCGATCGGCTAGATAATCGCGCACGATCTCGCCCCGCGCATCCTCGCCGCTCTCGCTGAATCGAATATCGCCATGCTCCCGATAGGCGGCCAGGCCCTCGGCCGTCCGGTGCGTGGCGAAGGCAACCGACGCCTCCCGCTGCCAGTCCACGCGCTGCCGGCGTATTTCGGAAAGCTCGGCATGGCCGATCTGCTCGGCAATGGCGCGGAACGCAGCACCCGCCCCGATCGCCTGTAGCTGTTCATGGTCGCCGACAAGCACGATCTTCGCCCCGCGCGCTTCGGCCTCGTTGACGAACCGGGAAAGCTGGCGGCTCCCGATCATGCCCGCCTCGTCGATCACGAACACGTCGCCGCGGCCGAGCTGGTTGCGGCCGGCCTGCCAGCCGTAATCCCATCCCGCCAGCGTGCGGCTCTGAATGCCGGACGATTCCTCCAACCCCTCGGCCGCCTTGCCCGACAAGGCCGCACCGTGAACCGTATAGCCCTCGGCCTCCCACGCCTCGCGCGCGGCGGCGAGCATGGTGGACTTGCCAGCGCCGGCGAAACCGACAACGGCCGCGATGCGTTCCCGGCCGGTGACATGCTCGATCGCCGCCCGCTGCTCGTCCGAAAGCCGCGCGGAAGCATCGCCCGCGCTCCGCTGAAGGGCGGCGTCCTGGCGCTCTATGGCGCGATCGACATGCCGGCGATCGACGCCATGATTGCGCGCCTGGTGCAGCCGCTCGGCCGACGCCACCATGCCGGATTCGATCTCGACCATTTCGCGGGTCGAATAGCGCGCAAGCTCGACCTCGCCTGTCTCGGCGTTCGTGCGCTCCGGCTGAAGCTCGACCAGCGCCGGCGAGGCCATCACCGTCGCAAAGGCGTTCCGGAACTCCTGCGGGTCGTCGTTGATATAGCGATGCAGCGCCCGCGCCACGTCGCGCCGATCGAACACGCTCTTTTCGCCGGTGATGATCGTAAGAACCTGCTCCGGCTTCTCCCTGATGAGGTCCGCGTTGCGCGCTGCCGCTTGCCTGTCCAGCCGCGCCCGCGACACGTCGAGGCCGCGCCTGTCCATCTGCGTGGCGTGCACCCCCATATGCTCGGTCGGCGCGATCTCAAGCCCGCGCTCCATGTGCGAGCGATGGTCGATGCGAAT includes:
- a CDS encoding Conjugal transfer protein TraA, producing the protein MAIYHFSMKPVSRKAGRSAVAAMAYRAGEKLTNERDGITHDYTAKQGVEHAEIVLPEPGAGPIGVNADWARDRSALWNAAEFAEKRKDARVAREFEVALPHELSAEQRLEATREMAQELADRYGAAVDFAIHAPHEASDVRNHHAHILMTTRQVTEEGLGEKTYLERENKWLLAHDLPTTDMQLRDLRQKWEGIANERLAMAGLDIRIDHRSHMERGLEIAPTEHMGVHATQMDRRGLDVSRARLDRQAAARNADLIREKPEQVLTIITGEKSVFDRRDVARALHRYINDDPQEFRNAFATVMASPALVELQPERTNAETGEVELARYSTREMVEIESGMVASAERLHQARNHGVDRRHVDRAIERQDAALQRSAGDASARLSDEQRAAIEHVTGRERIAAVVGFAGAGKSTMLAAAREAWEAEGYTVHGAALSGKAAEGLEESSGIQSRTLAGWDYGWQAGRNQLGRGDVFVIDEAGMIGSRQLSRFVNEAEARGAKIVLVGDHEQLQAIGAGAAFRAIAEQIGHAELSEIRRQRVDWQREASVAFATHRTAEGLAAYREHGDIRFSESGEDARGEIVRDYLADRDQRPDGTRVAMAHRRADVRAINEAIRSELQERGKLARANVAEDGPGSGDVAQEATQERKGPAGGLTFQTNDGKRDFATGDRIVFLENNRDLRVKNGMLATVDHVEPGRIIATLDGPKGAEGRSVAVPMNDYQAIDHGYATTIHKNQGATVDRSFVLASGTMDRHLTYVAMTRHRDGAQLYAAHDEFADRHAGQTLASGRLVEHGVAPYEHQQGNSQSYFVTLENDKGQRHTVWGVDLERAMKESGAEVGDKIGLEHRGSEPVRLPDGTTAERNSWKVRDAGELAYSQLESRLSRSGVKETTLDYAQDFAERRGIAERMGVRSEIEIPDDRAAELRPDREPAAERSVPATLGLGGIGEGRDQARETASAGRLRPGIAKNKGEDLARVSRAEDLAQDRGDRQQRRSRFEGLKLSRSAPANQPTAQDRDERPQDRPEKAETRRRGMFDGLRLNVGPAGREASQEPGERPEREGSLRQAPAQDRLAERLRPQSEFEQAVDRYARAYESAHRQRREGLPILDAQRQDLREAGLELDQARPGARDLMRSALRYDPDMQRSMTELSGRPRVGQVIERLDHERAMQADPNVRADRFVERWQALQEQRQQLRGWQHDEARGKVEGQMNGLTKSLERDPQVESILRNRRQELGIGQHTRQSERISWELQQSLTRGRSLGLER